From a region of the [Eubacterium] eligens ATCC 27750 genome:
- a CDS encoding HAMP domain-containing sensor histidine kinase codes for MEQKKEKGLRIRSCLTGAIWLALVFSTVISALLFAILNHFFNLPGSIPVLGWLLIFNTLIAGLITSFINAKLLEPITRLSKAMKEVSRGDFEQHLETNSRIAEVGESYQSFNVMTKELRATEVLQMDFVSNVSHEFKTPINAIEGYTMLLQGEELSPDQEEYVEKILFNTQRLSGLVGNILLLSKLENQNIPMKKTEYRLDEQIRQAFLSLETKWTEKEIGFQVELEEVKYTGNEGLFMHIWINLLDNAIKFSPSKGTITMFLKQEQDSVKFILEDEGPGIEDDVKSRIFDKFYQVDGSHKAEGNGLGLALVKRIVDSAGGTIKAENREYGGCRFVVELPIQKDEAI; via the coding sequence ATGGAACAAAAGAAAGAAAAAGGATTGCGGATCCGATCCTGTCTGACTGGTGCAATCTGGCTGGCACTTGTATTTTCAACAGTTATATCTGCTTTATTATTTGCTATTTTGAATCATTTTTTTAATCTGCCGGGCAGTATACCTGTGCTTGGCTGGCTTTTGATTTTCAATACATTGATTGCAGGGCTGATCACTTCCTTTATTAATGCAAAGTTACTGGAACCAATTACTAGGCTTAGTAAAGCAATGAAGGAAGTTTCTCGGGGAGATTTTGAACAGCATTTGGAAACGAACAGCCGTATAGCAGAAGTTGGAGAATCTTATCAAAGTTTTAACGTTATGACAAAAGAACTTCGTGCAACAGAGGTGCTGCAGATGGATTTTGTATCTAATGTTTCTCATGAGTTTAAGACCCCGATTAATGCCATTGAAGGATATACAATGCTGCTTCAGGGAGAAGAACTGTCTCCGGATCAAGAGGAATATGTAGAAAAAATCTTATTTAACACCCAAAGACTTTCCGGATTGGTTGGAAATATTTTGCTGTTATCCAAGTTAGAGAATCAGAATATACCAATGAAAAAAACAGAATATCGTCTGGATGAACAGATCCGCCAGGCATTTCTTTCATTGGAAACAAAATGGACAGAAAAAGAAATTGGTTTTCAGGTAGAGCTGGAGGAAGTTAAATATACTGGGAATGAAGGACTTTTTATGCATATCTGGATAAATCTTTTGGATAATGCGATTAAGTTCAGCCCATCAAAGGGGACAATTACGATGTTTCTGAAACAAGAACAGGATTCTGTTAAGTTCATTCTGGAAGATGAAGGACCAGGAATAGAGGATGATGTAAAATCCAGAATATTTGACAAGTTCTATCAGGTAGATGGATCTCATAAAGCAGAAGGAAATGGCCTAGGTCTTGCACTTGTAAAACGGATTGTAGATAGTGCCGGAGGAACAATCAAAGCAGAAAACCGTGAATATGGTGGATGCAGATTTGTTGTAGAGCTTCCAATACAGAAAGATGAGGCCATATAA
- a CDS encoding response regulator transcription factor codes for MGKVSVLIRRKENVFQILIVEDDKELSQLFQKVLEKNGYQVKSASDGAQALEVLDKEYIDLIISDIMMPVMDGYELVSELRSAGYQIPVLMITAKGSFDDMRQGFLSGSDDYMVKPVNVNEMVLRVGALLRRAQILNEHKIVIGSTEFDYDAMTVTTDKESLVLPKKEFLLLYKLAASPDRTFTKQQLMDEVWGYETEADPHTIEVHIGRIRERFKDNPDFEIVTMRGIGYKVVKK; via the coding sequence ATGGGCAAGGTATCTGTTTTAATAAGGAGGAAGGAAAACGTGTTTCAAATATTGATTGTAGAAGATGATAAAGAATTAAGCCAGCTATTCCAAAAAGTGCTTGAGAAGAATGGATATCAAGTCAAAAGTGCATCGGATGGAGCACAGGCATTAGAAGTATTGGATAAGGAATATATTGATCTGATCATTTCTGATATTATGATGCCGGTTATGGATGGCTATGAACTGGTGTCAGAACTTCGTTCAGCAGGATATCAGATACCAGTGCTTATGATCACTGCGAAAGGTTCCTTTGATGATATGCGCCAGGGATTTCTTTCGGGAAGTGACGATTATATGGTAAAACCGGTAAATGTGAATGAAATGGTTTTAAGAGTCGGAGCACTGCTTCGCCGTGCACAGATACTGAATGAACACAAAATTGTGATCGGTTCAACAGAGTTTGATTATGATGCAATGACGGTTACAACTGATAAGGAAAGTCTTGTTTTGCCTAAAAAAGAATTCCTGCTTTTATATAAGCTTGCAGCTTCGCCAGACAGAACATTTACAAAACAACAGTTGATGGATGAAGTATGGGGATACGAGACGGAGGCAGACCCACATACGATAGAGGTACATATAGGAAGAATCAGAGAGCGTTTTAAAGATAACCCTGATTTTGAAATCGTAACAATGCGTGGAATTGGATACAAGGTGGTGAAAAAATAA